The Sinomicrobium kalidii genome contains a region encoding:
- a CDS encoding GIN domain-containing protein — MNTKIFTFLGIILIFMLPEAVTSQSRTISADDFDKVIVNPHIQVTFREGNKTSVTIEDINEPFEKFNVEVKNGVLHMYLDGARVVTKTEKIKGKGKKRKKPLYKGTVVKAVVTYKNASTFAIRGEETIVFESPLNLDKMKLNIYGESEVVVNDATVNNLKVTIFGESQLEIKKGNIGKQKFTSYGESEINTLQASSKSTRIVAYGGSNFQCNVTDRLKVTSYGEATIRYKGNPEVRKGIVIGDTEISAIP, encoded by the coding sequence ATGAACACTAAAATCTTCACTTTTTTAGGTATAATACTCATCTTTATGCTACCGGAGGCAGTGACCTCCCAGTCCCGTACCATTTCCGCAGATGATTTTGACAAGGTTATTGTAAATCCGCATATCCAGGTCACCTTCAGGGAAGGAAACAAAACATCCGTTACTATAGAAGACATTAACGAACCCTTTGAAAAGTTCAACGTGGAAGTAAAAAACGGGGTCCTGCACATGTATCTCGACGGTGCAAGAGTGGTTACCAAAACGGAAAAGATCAAGGGCAAAGGTAAAAAAAGAAAAAAACCGCTCTACAAGGGCACTGTCGTAAAAGCAGTGGTCACTTATAAAAACGCAAGCACATTTGCCATAAGAGGTGAAGAAACCATTGTATTCGAAAGTCCCCTCAACCTGGATAAAATGAAGCTTAACATTTACGGGGAATCCGAGGTAGTTGTAAACGACGCCACCGTAAACAACCTTAAAGTGACCATATTCGGGGAAAGCCAGCTCGAAATCAAAAAGGGGAACATCGGAAAACAAAAATTCACTTCCTACGGGGAAAGTGAGATCAACACCTTACAGGCCAGCAGTAAATCCACCCGGATCGTTGCCTATGGCGGCAGCAATTTTCAATGTAATGTTACCGACAGGCTAAAGGTAACATCCTACGGAGAGGCCACGATACGTTATAAGGGAAATCCCGAAGTACGCAAGGGGATCGTTATAGGAGATACCGAAATTTCAGCCATTCCCTGA
- a CDS encoding bifunctional metallophosphatase/5'-nucleotidase, translating into MKRRDFIQHTAASTTLLSLGGLSLSSCIGIPPRKHITILHTNDVHSHIDIFPEDDPRNPGQGGIARRATLVENIRKENPGTLLLDAGDIFQGTPYFNYYGGELEFKLMSMLKYDAATIGNHDFDNGIDGLYAQLPHADFDFLIANYDFSNTIMDTHTRPYKVFEKDGVKIGVFGLGIRLKGLVNDNLYKETRYLDPVEIAQDMSTVLREKEGCHIVICLSHLGYKYKNPDIPSDVNLAENTENIDLIIGGHTHTFMDRPAIHQNRKGEQVLVNQVGCFGINLGRIDFYLDHKNDLVGQNGTSIVV; encoded by the coding sequence ATGAAAAGAAGGGATTTCATACAACACACCGCCGCATCCACCACACTGCTTTCCCTCGGAGGACTTTCACTATCTTCCTGTATCGGCATTCCTCCCCGAAAACATATTACCATACTGCACACGAACGATGTGCACAGCCACATCGACATCTTCCCCGAAGACGACCCCAGGAATCCCGGCCAGGGAGGAATTGCCAGAAGGGCCACACTCGTAGAAAATATCCGGAAAGAAAACCCCGGTACCCTGTTGCTCGACGCAGGAGATATTTTTCAGGGCACTCCTTATTTCAATTACTACGGCGGGGAACTGGAATTTAAACTGATGAGCATGCTCAAATACGATGCGGCAACCATCGGTAACCACGATTTCGACAATGGTATTGACGGGCTCTATGCCCAGCTCCCCCATGCCGATTTCGATTTCCTGATCGCCAATTACGATTTCTCCAACACCATTATGGACACCCATACAAGGCCGTATAAGGTCTTTGAAAAAGACGGGGTGAAAATCGGTGTTTTCGGACTGGGCATCCGGTTAAAGGGGCTTGTCAACGACAATCTCTATAAGGAAACCAGGTACCTGGACCCTGTGGAAATCGCGCAGGACATGTCTACCGTCCTCAGGGAAAAAGAAGGCTGTCATATCGTAATATGCCTTTCGCACCTGGGCTACAAATATAAAAATCCCGATATCCCCTCCGATGTCAATCTTGCCGAAAATACCGAGAACATAGACCTCATCATAGGCGGACATACCCACACGTTTATGGACAGGCCGGCCATTCACCAAAACAGAAAAGGCGAACAGGTACTGGTAAACCAGGTAGGGTGTTTCGGTATCAACCTGGGCCGCATAGACTTTTACCTCGATCATAAGAACGATCTTGTCGGACAAAACGGAACATCCATTGTGGTATAG
- the trmD gene encoding tRNA (guanosine(37)-N1)-methyltransferase TrmD, translating to MRIDIITVLPELLRSPFEASILKRAIDKGLVEVHTHNLRDYTTDNYKTVDDYQFGGGAGMVMMIEPIDKCITKLKSERDYDEVIYMTPDGDTLNQKTANQLSLYENIIILCGHYKGVDQRVRDQFVTREISIGDYVLSGGELGAAVLCDAIIRLIPGVLNNETSALTDSFQDNLLAPPVYTRPSEYKGWKVPDILLSGNFPKIEKWREEQAYRRTSERRPDLLKD from the coding sequence ATGCGTATCGATATCATCACCGTACTCCCTGAACTCCTCAGGAGCCCTTTTGAAGCCTCTATCCTGAAAAGGGCCATCGACAAGGGACTGGTAGAAGTACACACCCATAACCTGCGCGATTACACCACCGACAACTACAAAACTGTGGACGACTACCAGTTTGGCGGAGGTGCCGGCATGGTAATGATGATAGAACCCATAGACAAGTGCATCACGAAACTGAAGTCTGAACGGGATTATGATGAAGTGATCTACATGACGCCCGACGGTGATACCCTGAACCAGAAGACTGCCAACCAGCTTTCCCTTTACGAAAACATTATCATCCTCTGCGGACATTACAAGGGTGTGGACCAGCGCGTACGCGATCAGTTCGTCACCCGGGAAATATCGATAGGCGATTACGTGTTATCAGGTGGCGAACTTGGGGCTGCCGTTTTGTGTGACGCCATTATCCGGCTCATACCCGGGGTGCTCAATAACGAAACCTCTGCCCTCACCGACTCTTTCCAGGACAATCTCCTTGCCCCGCCCGTATACACAAGGCCTTCGGAATACAAAGGCTGGAAAGTGCCCGATATCCTGCTCAGCGGTAATTTCCCGAAAATCGAAAAATGGCGGGAAGAACAAGCGTACAGGCGTACCAGCGAAAGAAGGCCGGACTTACTGAAAGACTGA
- a CDS encoding tRNA (guanine-N1)-methyltransferase — MKNVYLACIALTLITLFTNVINAQEATDEEESKLSLTEGSVDNQFEFIIQRSNNYQEYKVVKKNWLYTLKKNTLDSMARVEKELAESINLSKTQNSEIESLKGKLQESQNHVSTLTNERDSISFFGALIDKSAYKATMWGIVGLLAVVLLFFIYKFKNSNVVTQNAKKALADLEREYEEHRKKALEREQKVRRQLQDEINKQKIAKAK; from the coding sequence ATGAAAAACGTATACCTTGCATGTATTGCACTTACACTGATTACCCTTTTTACAAACGTTATAAATGCGCAGGAAGCTACGGACGAAGAAGAATCCAAGTTATCTCTCACTGAAGGCAGTGTAGATAACCAATTTGAGTTTATCATACAACGATCCAACAATTACCAGGAATACAAGGTCGTAAAAAAGAACTGGCTTTATACCCTTAAAAAGAATACCCTCGATTCTATGGCAAGGGTGGAAAAGGAACTGGCGGAGTCCATCAACCTTTCCAAAACCCAGAACAGCGAGATCGAGTCCCTCAAGGGAAAATTGCAGGAAAGCCAGAATCACGTAAGTACCCTGACCAACGAAAGGGACAGCATTTCCTTTTTCGGTGCCCTCATAGACAAGTCCGCCTATAAGGCAACCATGTGGGGTATTGTCGGATTACTCGCTGTTGTCCTCCTCTTCTTTATCTACAAGTTCAAGAACAGCAATGTAGTGACCCAGAATGCCAAAAAAGCCCTTGCCGACCTCGAAAGGGAATACGAGGAACACCGCAAAAAAGCATTGGAAAGGGAACAAAAAGTAAGGCGGCAGCTACAGGACGAGATCAACAAGCAAAAGATCGCCAAGGCAAAGTAG